A stretch of the Borreliella spielmanii genome encodes the following:
- a CDS encoding LCP family protein, which yields MRKDLIFLVLIVLIIAGVVIFFIRSSKKELVYFELNTKNNISFLFLVEDLNKNLVSMQEIFINIKTGNLGFLDIPIHTGYEDLKGNVSWFKDLYKKNSFNKFLSKIYTQLSHESDYYIRFQKENFVRLVDYLGGIRLLVKNPVKVYSFEDSILIPSGTSNFDGDKAYDYLRYFNDVNQFEERCEFFKEFFKKLLFQISDFGIENEIFFKIYSMLDTNLSEVVFKYIVKNYKINNNKIISINIKGQEEIFKDHNNNLIKVVFPYYGGAILKESVDKLNKELINEGLEEIVKIVVLNGTKVVGLAKKTANIFNSLKFKVLKFGNADKNSYKNTLIINNSDNLEMAVRVGEAIKTTNIKPISEVQTKKLLGLDNLDINPDVIVVLGDDFDGRYVKSK from the coding sequence TTGAGAAAGGATTTAATTTTTTTAGTTTTAATTGTTTTGATAATAGCGGGTGTAGTAATTTTTTTTATTAGAAGTTCGAAAAAGGAACTAGTTTACTTTGAGCTTAATACAAAGAACAATATTAGTTTTTTATTTCTAGTAGAAGATCTTAACAAAAATCTTGTAAGTATGCAAGAAATTTTTATTAATATAAAAACAGGAAATCTTGGTTTTTTAGATATTCCAATTCATACTGGATATGAAGATTTAAAAGGTAATGTATCTTGGTTTAAAGATCTTTATAAAAAAAATTCTTTTAATAAATTTTTATCTAAAATTTATACACAATTATCCCATGAATCAGATTATTATATTCGTTTTCAAAAAGAAAATTTTGTTAGACTTGTTGATTATTTAGGAGGGATTAGACTTCTTGTTAAAAACCCAGTGAAAGTTTATAGTTTTGAGGATTCTATTTTAATACCCTCTGGTACTTCCAATTTTGATGGTGATAAAGCTTATGATTATTTGAGATATTTTAATGACGTTAATCAGTTTGAAGAGAGATGCGAGTTTTTTAAAGAATTTTTTAAAAAACTTCTTTTTCAGATTTCAGATTTTGGCATTGAAAATGAAATTTTTTTTAAAATATATTCCATGTTAGATACTAACCTTTCAGAGGTTGTTTTTAAGTATATTGTTAAAAATTATAAAATAAATAATAATAAAATTATTTCTATTAATATTAAAGGTCAAGAAGAGATTTTTAAGGATCATAATAATAATTTAATAAAAGTTGTTTTTCCTTATTATGGAGGTGCTATTTTAAAAGAATCAGTAGATAAATTGAATAAAGAATTGATTAATGAAGGTTTAGAAGAGATAGTAAAGATTGTTGTTTTAAATGGAACAAAAGTTGTTGGACTTGCAAAAAAAACAGCAAATATTTTTAATTCTTTAAAATTTAAAGTTTTAAAATTTGGTAATGCAGATAAAAATTCCTATAAAAATACCTTGATTATAAATAATTCAGATAATTTAGAAATGGCTGTTAGAGTTGGGGAGGCAATTAAAACTACAAATATTAAGCCAATTTCTGAAGTTCAAACTAAAAAATTGTTAGGGCTTGATAATCTTGATATTAATCCCGATGTAATAGTTGTTTTAGGAGACGATTTTGATGGAAGATATGTTAAAAGCAAGTGA
- the nadD gene encoding nicotinate (nicotinamide) nucleotide adenylyltransferase, producing the protein MRIAILGGTYNPVHIGHIFLAKEIEYLLNIDKVVFIPTCNPAHKLIGEGVSIKNRIDMLKLALENENKMFIDDCDIINGGITYTVDTISCVKKKYKNDKLFLVIGDDLFQNFDSWKDPQSIASSVDLVIAHRIYKERLKSSFKHIYVDNKIIPISSSEIRNRIANGFPVSYLLPFGVLKYIKDNNLYVKKVNV; encoded by the coding sequence ATGAGAATTGCAATATTGGGAGGTACTTATAATCCAGTTCATATAGGGCATATTTTTTTAGCCAAAGAGATAGAATATTTATTAAATATTGACAAGGTAGTATTTATTCCTACTTGCAATCCGGCTCATAAATTGATTGGGGAGGGCGTTAGTATTAAAAATAGAATAGATATGCTCAAGCTTGCATTAGAGAATGAAAATAAAATGTTCATAGATGATTGTGACATAATAAATGGTGGGATAACTTATACCGTTGATACTATTTCTTGTGTTAAAAAAAAATATAAAAACGATAAACTTTTTTTGGTCATTGGCGATGATCTTTTTCAAAATTTTGATTCATGGAAAGATCCTCAAAGTATTGCAAGCTCTGTTGATCTTGTTATTGCTCACAGAATCTACAAAGAAAGGCTTAAAAGTTCTTTTAAGCATATTTATGTAGATAATAAAATAATACCCATCTCCTCATCAGAGATTAGAAATAGAATTGCAAATGGATTTCCTGTTAGCTATTTACTACCCTTTGGTGTGTTAAAATACATTAAAGATAATAATTTATATGTTAAAAAGGTAAATGTTTGA
- the obgE gene encoding GTPase ObgE, translating into MYNFKDSVSITVVSGNGGSGCVSFLREKFNAKGGPDGGNGGNGGSVIFKVRENLRTLSFYKNGHMLCAKNGKSGMGFRRSGANGKDLILFVPPNTDIYSENDETFLCRLENLNDEFIILKGGRGGLGNWNFKTSVRRAPRFAQPGESGSSLNVRLELFLVADIGLVGLPNAGKSSLLNRITSAKSRVANYPFTTKIPHLGVLRYSYNDLIIADIPGIIKGASFGVGLGTKFLKHITKTKILALVIDISEANFLESYNILLNELKSYSYELFNKKKIIIANKLDLDSSEKNFNCLIKALRKEKIVGISIYENRGIDELIKEFFILAKTF; encoded by the coding sequence TTGTATAACTTTAAGGACTCTGTAAGTATAACAGTAGTTTCAGGTAATGGTGGTTCTGGGTGTGTTTCTTTTTTGCGGGAAAAGTTTAATGCAAAGGGTGGTCCAGATGGGGGAAATGGCGGTAATGGCGGTAGTGTAATTTTTAAGGTGAGAGAAAATCTTCGAACTTTATCTTTTTACAAAAATGGCCATATGCTTTGTGCTAAAAATGGTAAATCTGGAATGGGCTTTAGAAGAAGTGGCGCTAATGGCAAAGATTTAATTCTTTTTGTTCCCCCAAATACAGACATTTATAGTGAAAATGATGAAACTTTTTTGTGTAGGCTTGAAAATTTAAATGATGAATTTATTATTTTAAAAGGCGGCAGAGGCGGTCTTGGTAATTGGAATTTTAAAACTTCGGTTAGAAGAGCGCCAAGGTTTGCTCAACCTGGAGAATCGGGCAGTAGCTTAAATGTACGTCTTGAGCTTTTTTTGGTGGCAGATATTGGACTTGTTGGTCTTCCTAATGCCGGCAAATCTTCTCTTCTTAATAGAATAACTTCAGCAAAATCTAGGGTTGCAAATTATCCTTTTACAACAAAAATTCCCCATCTTGGCGTACTTAGATATTCTTATAATGATCTAATAATTGCAGATATTCCAGGAATAATTAAAGGTGCTAGTTTTGGAGTAGGGCTTGGGACTAAGTTTTTAAAACATATCACTAAAACTAAAATTTTAGCTTTAGTAATTGATATTTCTGAAGCAAATTTTTTAGAATCATATAACATTCTTTTAAATGAATTAAAATCTTATAGCTATGAGCTTTTTAATAAAAAAAAAATTATTATTGCCAATAAGCTTGATTTGGATAGTTCTGAGAAAAATTTTAATTGCTTGATAAAAGCTTTAAGAAAAGAAAAGATTGTTGGTATCTCTATTTATGAAAATAGGGGGATTGATGAACTTATTAAAGAATTTTTTATTTTGGCTAAAACTTTTTAA
- the rpmA gene encoding 50S ribosomal protein L27, which yields MATSKSGGSSKNGRDSISKRLGVKRSGGQFVKAGEIIVRQRGTKFHKGKNVGLGRDYTIFALSSGKVEFKTLKGRKYVNIV from the coding sequence ATGGCAACAAGTAAAAGTGGTGGTAGTTCAAAAAATGGACGAGATTCTATATCTAAGCGACTTGGAGTTAAAAGAAGTGGTGGTCAGTTTGTTAAAGCAGGAGAAATAATTGTTAGACAAAGAGGCACAAAATTTCATAAGGGTAAAAATGTAGGCCTTGGAAGGGACTATACAATATTTGCGCTTTCATCTGGCAAAGTAGAGTTTAAAACTTTGAAGGGTCGAAAATATGTAAACATTGTTTAG
- a CDS encoding ribosomal-processing cysteine protease Prp: MINVLVKVKDDVVIYLLADGHAIGKNNVNVVCASFSFILRTFFSVLDLEGEGFIVKNSKRGYLEFKPFFKDLSKESLFYYSRFLIRGINDLCFEYPNDIKLVLEEN; encoded by the coding sequence TTGATTAATGTTTTAGTAAAAGTAAAAGACGATGTAGTTATTTATCTTTTAGCTGATGGCCATGCTATTGGCAAGAATAATGTTAACGTTGTATGTGCTTCTTTTTCTTTTATTTTGAGAACCTTTTTTAGTGTTCTTGATCTTGAAGGTGAGGGTTTTATTGTAAAAAATTCGAAAAGAGGTTATTTGGAATTTAAACCCTTTTTTAAGGATTTGAGTAAAGAGAGCCTTTTTTATTATAGTAGATTTTTAATTAGAGGCATAAACGATTTGTGCTTTGAGTATCCTAATGATATTAAATTAGTTTTGGAGGAAAATTAA
- the rplU gene encoding 50S ribosomal protein L21, with product MYALVEINGKQYKAVEGEFLKIDKISPIEKEKLEFNSVLLINKDGEIKIGKPYVINSFIKCTYKEDKKDKKVISYRYRRRKSSERKVGHRQTYSYILVDEIVF from the coding sequence ATGTATGCACTGGTAGAAATAAATGGGAAGCAATATAAGGCTGTTGAGGGCGAATTTTTAAAAATAGATAAAATTTCTCCTATTGAAAAAGAGAAGCTAGAATTTAATAGTGTTCTGCTTATTAATAAAGATGGGGAGATTAAAATAGGAAAACCTTATGTTATAAATTCTTTTATTAAATGTACCTATAAAGAAGATAAAAAAGATAAAAAGGTTATTTCTTACAGATATAGAAGAAGAAAATCAAGTGAGAGAAAAGTTGGGCACAGACAAACTTATTCTTATATTTTGGTTGATGAAATAGTTTTTTAA
- a CDS encoding adenine phosphoribosyltransferase: MKNKTEYYDQFIAKVPNFPKKGILFYDITSVLLKPEVYTSLINEAYSFYNLKKIDCIAVVESRGYLIGAPLSLKMQLPLVLIRKEGKLPREVFTEEYELEYGFGKIEVHKDDVRMYSNILLIDDILATGGTLKSSAILLEKAGGKVKDIFCFIELCSINGRRILEGYEVNSLVRYD, encoded by the coding sequence ATGAAAAATAAAACAGAGTATTATGATCAATTTATTGCAAAAGTACCCAATTTTCCTAAAAAGGGTATTCTTTTTTACGATATTACTAGTGTTTTGTTAAAACCCGAAGTTTATACCTCGTTAATAAATGAGGCATATTCTTTTTATAATCTTAAAAAGATCGATTGCATTGCGGTTGTTGAGTCTAGGGGATATTTGATAGGCGCCCCTTTGTCTTTAAAAATGCAACTTCCCCTCGTTTTAATTAGAAAAGAGGGTAAATTACCCAGAGAGGTTTTTACTGAAGAGTATGAGCTTGAATATGGCTTTGGGAAAATAGAGGTACACAAGGATGATGTTAGAATGTATTCCAATATTCTTTTAATAGATGATATATTAGCTACCGGGGGAACTTTAAAGTCTTCTGCAATTTTGCTAGAGAAAGCTGGCGGCAAGGTTAAGGATATTTTTTGTTTTATTGAGCTTTGTAGTATTAATGGTAGGCGCATCCTTGAAGGCTATGAGGTTAATTCTCTTGTAAGATATGATTAA
- a CDS encoding DUF2147 domain-containing protein yields the protein MNRTFLKFFLFFCFVMFLFANSEDLNEKEIIDKAENLNFENEVLGYWVGYDDVSNVKNSIIYIYKYNGEVCGRILTVIKDGKKYDAKNPSGDTVVGFENLAIEGLDFMWGLKYSSASKKWDRGKIIDPKNGKIYNSEVSVDSKTGNLVTKGKVWIFGRSKIWTRAKVDEIPKVDLHNLVPTPPVKK from the coding sequence ATGAATAGAACTTTTTTAAAGTTTTTTCTTTTTTTTTGTTTTGTAATGTTTTTATTTGCAAATTCAGAAGATTTAAATGAAAAGGAAATTATTGACAAAGCTGAAAATCTTAATTTTGAAAATGAAGTTTTAGGATATTGGGTTGGTTATGATGATGTGAGTAATGTAAAAAATTCTATTATTTATATTTATAAGTATAATGGAGAAGTTTGCGGTCGAATTTTAACTGTAATAAAAGACGGCAAAAAGTATGATGCTAAAAATCCTTCAGGAGATACTGTTGTTGGGTTTGAAAATCTTGCAATAGAGGGTCTTGATTTTATGTGGGGCCTTAAGTATTCTTCTGCTTCTAAAAAGTGGGATAGGGGTAAAATAATAGATCCTAAAAACGGTAAAATTTATAATTCTGAGGTGAGTGTTGATAGTAAAACCGGGAATCTTGTTACCAAGGGGAAAGTTTGGATTTTTGGCAGAAGCAAAATTTGGACAAGAGCTAAAGTTGATGAAATACCAAAAGTAGACTTACATAATCTTGTTCCAACGCCTCCTGTAAAAAAATAA
- the flgF gene encoding flagellar basal-body rod protein FlgF codes for MVRGIYTAASGMMAERRKLDVVSNNLANIDLIGYKKDLSIQKAFPEMLIRRLNDDGLYKFPKGHLETAPIVGKLGTGVEENEIYTIFEQGPLKTTGNPLDLALTDQGFFVIQTSDGERYTRNGSFTIGKEGILVTKNGFPVLGEKGYIYLKKNNFKITPQGQIFHNSNFASNPKRLVSEHENSWENYELLDTIRIVNFENPRFLKKQGNSLWIDTKTSGKAQEIDVSLRPKIETEALEASNVNAVKEMVLMIEINRAYEANQKTIQTEDSLLGKLINEIGKY; via the coding sequence GTGGTAAGAGGAATTTATACAGCTGCCAGTGGAATGATGGCAGAAAGGCGAAAGCTTGATGTAGTGTCAAATAATTTGGCAAACATAGATCTTATTGGATACAAAAAAGATTTATCCATTCAAAAGGCATTTCCAGAAATGCTAATAAGAAGACTAAATGATGATGGCCTTTATAAATTTCCTAAAGGGCATCTTGAAACAGCTCCTATTGTAGGCAAGCTGGGAACAGGGGTTGAAGAAAATGAGATATATACAATATTTGAACAAGGCCCATTAAAAACTACTGGCAATCCATTAGATTTAGCACTAACTGATCAAGGATTTTTTGTAATACAAACTTCAGATGGAGAAAGATATACAAGAAATGGCTCTTTTACTATTGGAAAAGAAGGAATTCTTGTTACAAAAAACGGATTTCCTGTTCTTGGAGAAAAAGGATATATATATCTAAAAAAAAATAATTTTAAAATAACACCTCAAGGACAAATCTTTCACAATTCAAACTTTGCATCAAACCCTAAAAGACTTGTTAGTGAGCATGAAAATTCTTGGGAAAATTATGAACTGCTTGATACCATCAGAATCGTAAATTTTGAAAATCCTAGATTTCTCAAAAAACAGGGAAATTCTTTATGGATTGATACAAAAACATCTGGCAAAGCACAAGAAATTGATGTATCATTAAGGCCTAAAATAGAAACAGAAGCGCTAGAAGCTTCCAATGTTAATGCAGTTAAGGAAATGGTTTTAATGATTGAAATCAACAGAGCTTACGAAGCTAACCAAAAAACAATACAAACTGAAGATAGCCTTTTGGGAAAATTAATAAATGAAATTGGAAAATATTAA
- the flgG gene encoding flagellar basal-body rod protein FlgG — protein MMRALWTAASGMTAQQYNVDTIANNLSNVNTTGFKKIRAEFEDLIYQTQNRAGTPATENTLRPLGNQVGHGTKIAATQRIFEQGKMQSTNLLTDIAIEGDGFYKILLPDGTYAYTRDGSFKIDSNRELVTSQGYKVLPNIFFPEEYIQNSITISEQGIVSVKIDNSNEPIELGQIEISRFVNPAGLNAIGSNLFKETAGSGQEIAGIPGSEGMGRLRQGILEMSNVSIAEEMVTMIVAQRAYEINSKAIQTSDNMLGIANNLKRQ, from the coding sequence ATGATGAGAGCATTATGGACAGCAGCAAGCGGAATGACTGCGCAACAATACAATGTAGATACAATTGCTAATAATCTTTCAAATGTAAATACTACAGGATTTAAAAAAATAAGAGCAGAATTTGAGGATTTGATTTACCAAACCCAAAACAGAGCAGGAACTCCTGCAACTGAAAATACCTTAAGACCGCTTGGAAATCAAGTTGGTCACGGAACAAAAATTGCTGCTACTCAGAGAATATTCGAACAGGGGAAAATGCAATCCACCAATTTACTCACAGATATTGCTATTGAAGGAGATGGATTTTACAAAATTCTTCTACCTGATGGAACTTATGCATATACTAGGGATGGATCATTTAAAATCGACTCTAATCGGGAGCTTGTAACAAGCCAAGGATACAAGGTATTGCCTAATATATTCTTTCCAGAAGAATATATCCAAAACTCAATTACAATATCTGAACAAGGAATAGTGTCGGTAAAAATTGATAACAGTAACGAACCAATAGAACTTGGACAAATTGAAATATCAAGATTTGTTAATCCTGCAGGGCTAAATGCTATTGGAAGTAATTTATTTAAAGAAACAGCTGGATCAGGCCAAGAAATAGCCGGAATACCGGGAAGTGAGGGCATGGGAAGACTAAGGCAAGGTATTCTTGAAATGTCAAATGTATCTATTGCTGAAGAAATGGTGACAATGATAGTAGCCCAAAGAGCTTATGAAATAAACTCAAAAGCTATTCAAACTTCCGACAATATGTTGGGAATCGCAAATAATTTAAAAAGGCAATAA
- a CDS encoding rod-binding protein: METKINLQNLKFKNQINNFKNPVETKKSFQKNEELRKASLEFEAIFIKQMLNSMKKTLNKDQNLLSGGQVEEIFEDMLYEQRAKQITQSQSFGIANLIYNQLDKNK; encoded by the coding sequence ATGGAAACTAAAATTAATTTACAAAATTTAAAATTTAAAAACCAAATAAATAATTTTAAAAATCCGGTAGAAACAAAAAAATCCTTTCAAAAAAACGAAGAACTTCGAAAAGCCTCTTTAGAATTTGAAGCTATATTTATAAAGCAAATGCTTAATAGCATGAAAAAAACTCTCAACAAAGACCAAAATCTACTAAGCGGAGGCCAAGTAGAAGAAATTTTTGAAGACATGCTTTACGAACAAAGAGCAAAACAAATAACACAATCTCAAAGCTTCGGAATTGCCAATTTGATTTACAATCAATTGGATAAAAATAAATAA
- the rpoS gene encoding RNA polymerase sigma factor RpoS, which yields MNIFSNEDLNIYLKSVREHKLITHEEEIQLAGQIQRGNAQAKNKMINANLRLVLKIIKRYAGKGLKIEDLIQEGNLGLIRAAEKYDPNKNTKFSTYASFWIKQSLQRALNTKTRLVKVPYRKENLILQINKYLTEEEKSPKKEEIMKRFNLSPAQYIKIIPYLEKEYSLDKEIEGSENSTLLNLYEDNSFNPEITLEQDSTIKHLNYILETKLTEKERYIIKKRYNLDNNPKKSTLKDISTELGISSETVRQIEKRVLKKLKEEIN from the coding sequence ATGAATATATTTAGTAACGAGGATTTAAACATATATTTAAAATCGGTAAGAGAACATAAGCTAATTACTCACGAAGAAGAGATTCAACTTGCAGGACAAATACAAAGAGGCAACGCACAAGCAAAAAATAAAATGATAAATGCAAATTTGCGACTTGTTTTAAAAATAATAAAAAGATACGCGGGCAAAGGACTAAAAATTGAGGACTTAATTCAAGAAGGCAACTTGGGATTAATAAGAGCTGCTGAAAAATATGATCCGAATAAAAACACTAAATTTTCAACTTATGCATCTTTTTGGATCAAACAATCGCTCCAAAGAGCATTAAACACTAAAACTAGATTGGTAAAAGTCCCATACAGAAAAGAAAATCTAATACTACAAATAAACAAATATTTAACAGAAGAAGAAAAATCGCCCAAAAAAGAAGAAATAATGAAAAGATTCAATCTGTCTCCTGCTCAATATATAAAAATTATTCCTTATCTTGAAAAAGAATATTCTCTAGATAAAGAAATAGAGGGATCTGAAAATTCAACACTCTTGAATCTATATGAGGATAATTCTTTTAACCCTGAAATTACCCTCGAACAAGACTCAACTATAAAACATTTAAATTACATACTTGAAACAAAATTAACTGAAAAGGAAAGGTATATAATCAAAAAAAGATATAACCTAGACAATAATCCTAAAAAGAGCACCTTAAAAGATATTTCAACAGAACTTGGAATATCATCAGAAACTGTAAGACAAATTGAAAAAAGGGTTCTTAAAAAACTAAAAGAAGAAATAAATTAA
- a CDS encoding divergent polysaccharide deacetylase family protein yields the protein MFIFYIKKNKFIIVIFLIATAQAFTSFFYFSNNSKVVNSPLKDNFQKIKKDSLIIKNNKENKKAKIKPKFYLIIDDVGYDEFMLEQFIKLNLEINYAIIPFLPKSTSLYKKLKNNNKAVIIHFPMQSKHRNAIEKFHINIKDKKEEIHKKIEKTFKMYPDVKIMNNHMGSLITSNKDLMRIILIKLKEIDRYFFDSVTIAGSVPEIIGKEIGVRVEKRDVFLDSKDTKEAVLNELEKAKNIARKHGIVKVIGHIWSKNTLKVLEKEGPSLNQEFEFDNLLNLYEETIR from the coding sequence ATGTTTATATTTTATATTAAAAAAAACAAGTTTATTATTGTAATTTTTCTTATTGCAACAGCTCAAGCATTTACAAGTTTTTTCTATTTTAGCAACAATTCAAAAGTTGTAAATTCGCCACTTAAAGATAATTTTCAAAAAATAAAAAAAGACAGCTTAATAATAAAAAATAATAAAGAAAATAAAAAAGCCAAAATCAAACCTAAGTTTTACTTAATAATCGACGATGTTGGTTATGATGAATTTATGTTAGAACAATTTATAAAACTTAATCTTGAAATAAATTATGCCATTATCCCATTTTTACCAAAATCAACAAGTTTATACAAAAAACTAAAAAATAATAACAAAGCAGTAATAATACATTTTCCAATGCAATCAAAACATAGAAATGCAATAGAAAAATTTCATATAAACATAAAAGATAAAAAAGAAGAAATACATAAAAAAATTGAAAAAACATTTAAAATGTATCCTGATGTAAAAATAATGAATAATCACATGGGCAGTTTAATTACTTCAAATAAAGATTTGATGAGAATTATTTTAATAAAGCTTAAAGAGATTGACAGATATTTTTTCGACAGCGTAACTATTGCAGGAAGTGTACCAGAAATAATAGGCAAAGAAATTGGAGTTAGAGTAGAAAAAAGAGACGTATTTCTTGACAGTAAAGACACAAAAGAGGCAGTACTCAACGAACTTGAAAAAGCAAAAAATATTGCTAGAAAACATGGTATAGTAAAGGTAATAGGACATATTTGGTCTAAAAACACACTAAAAGTCCTTGAAAAGGAAGGCCCTAGTTTAAACCAAGAATTCGAATTTGACAATTTATTAAATCTTTACGAGGAAACAATCAGATGA
- the tsaD gene encoding tRNA (adenosine(37)-N6)-threonylcarbamoyltransferase complex transferase subunit TsaD yields the protein MKVLGIETSCDDCCVAVVENGIHILSNIKLNQKEHEKYYGVVPEIASRLHTETIMSVCIKALKKANTKISEIDLIAVTSRPGLIGSLIVGLNFAKGLAISLKKPIICIDHILGHLYAPLMHSKIEYPFISLLLSGGHTLIAKQKNFDDVEILGRTLDDSCGEAFDKVAKHYDMGFPGGPNIEQISKNGDENTFKFPVTTFRKKENWYDFSYSGLKTACIHQLEKFKNKNNPITKNNIAASFQKAAFENLITPLKRAIKDTQINKLVIAGGVASNLYLREKIDKLKIQTYYPPLDLCTDNGAMIAGLGFNMYLKYGESPIEIDANSRIENYKNQYKGKNNEKNFSNA from the coding sequence ATGAAAGTACTTGGAATAGAAACCTCTTGTGACGACTGTTGTGTAGCTGTAGTAGAAAACGGTATTCATATTTTAAGCAATATAAAATTAAATCAAAAAGAACATGAAAAATATTACGGAGTAGTACCTGAAATTGCCTCAAGACTTCATACTGAAACTATTATGTCTGTTTGCATAAAAGCACTCAAAAAAGCAAATACTAAAATATCTGAAATTGACTTAATAGCTGTAACATCTAGACCTGGACTTATTGGTTCTTTAATAGTTGGATTAAACTTTGCCAAAGGTCTAGCAATTTCATTAAAAAAACCTATTATTTGCATTGACCACATCTTAGGCCATCTTTACGCCCCTTTAATGCACTCAAAAATAGAATATCCATTTATATCATTATTATTAAGCGGTGGACATACATTGATTGCTAAACAAAAAAATTTCGATGATGTTGAAATACTTGGAAGAACTCTAGATGATTCTTGTGGAGAAGCTTTTGACAAAGTAGCAAAACATTATGATATGGGGTTTCCGGGAGGCCCAAATATCGAACAAATATCTAAAAATGGAGATGAAAACACATTTAAATTTCCAGTTACTACCTTTAGAAAAAAAGAAAACTGGTATGATTTTTCATACTCTGGACTAAAAACAGCTTGCATACACCAGCTCGAAAAATTCAAAAATAAAAATAATCCAATAACAAAAAATAATATAGCCGCAAGCTTCCAAAAAGCTGCTTTTGAAAATCTAATCACCCCATTAAAAAGAGCAATAAAAGATACTCAAATCAACAAATTAGTAATAGCCGGCGGCGTTGCAAGTAACTTGTACCTAAGAGAAAAAATAGATAAACTTAAAATACAAACTTACTACCCTCCTCTTGATCTTTGCACAGACAATGGCGCAATGATTGCTGGACTTGGATTTAATATGTATTTAAAATACGGAGAAAGTCCAATAGAAATTGATGCAAATTCAAGAATAGAAAATTATAAAAACCAATATAAGGGAAAAAATAATGAAAAGAATTTTAGCAATGCATGA
- a CDS encoding PfkB family carbohydrate kinase gives MKRILAMHDISSMGRTSLTICIPVISSFNMQVCPFVTAVLSASTAYKKFEIVDLTDHLEKFIKIWKEQNEHFDILYTGFLGSETQQITIEKITKLIKFEKIVIDPVFADNGKIYPIFDNKIISGFRKIIKYANIITPNITELEMLSKSSQLNNKDDIIKAILNLDTKGIVVVTSVKKGELLGNICYNPKSKQYSEFFLEKLEQNFSGTGDLFTSLLIGYLEKFEIEQALEKTTKAIHLIIKDSIKKNVFKKEGVQIENFLTNTF, from the coding sequence ATGAAAAGAATTTTAGCAATGCATGACATTTCAAGCATGGGAAGAACATCTCTCACAATATGTATACCAGTAATCTCTTCGTTTAATATGCAAGTGTGTCCTTTTGTAACGGCTGTCCTTTCTGCTTCCACAGCTTATAAAAAATTTGAAATAGTAGATTTAACTGACCATTTGGAAAAATTCATAAAAATATGGAAAGAGCAAAATGAACATTTTGACATACTCTACACGGGATTTCTAGGAAGCGAAACACAACAAATAACAATAGAAAAAATAACTAAATTGATAAAATTTGAAAAAATTGTAATTGATCCTGTATTTGCTGACAATGGAAAAATTTACCCTATATTTGATAATAAAATAATTAGTGGTTTTAGAAAAATCATAAAGTATGCAAACATAATAACACCCAATATAACAGAGCTTGAAATGCTAAGTAAAAGCTCACAACTTAACAATAAAGATGATATCATAAAAGCAATATTAAATCTTGATACAAAAGGTATAGTGGTTGTTACAAGCGTCAAAAAAGGAGAACTATTGGGAAACATTTGCTATAATCCTAAAAGCAAACAATACTCAGAGTTTTTTTTAGAAAAATTAGAACAAAATTTCAGTGGGACAGGAGACTTATTTACTAGCTTGCTTATAGGATATTTAGAAAAATTCGAAATAGAACAGGCCCTAGAAAAAACAACAAAAGCTATTCACTTAATAATAAAAGATTCAATTAAAAAAAATGTTTTTAAAAAAGAAGGGGTTCAAATTGAAAATTTTTTAACAAATACATTTTGA